The Coffea arabica cultivar ET-39 chromosome 8e, Coffea Arabica ET-39 HiFi, whole genome shotgun sequence genome window below encodes:
- the LOC140012941 gene encoding uncharacterized protein isoform X3: MDSDFSYVSYFHVIFIFSVILSVYSMQLSSTILFETYCSEDEYRLEKSRRDRGRYIRKLLRHKNAAFLAIEPQSAETQVLPMTTAPQTTEHNLFDVPVHHDLPAKHAVGCFCLDLPVFSLPDNTDIPSTSTVSSIDPFCPAINDDSVSQSFFNSVSSHVHVHQFPLPPHSASNSSINEGSNIATSSNLRPDTGHAVYF; encoded by the exons ATGGACTCTGACTTTTCTTATGTTAGCTACTTCCATGTTATATTTATCTTTTCTGTGATCTTATCGGTTTATTCCATGCAGCTCAGTTCAACCATCCTATTCGAAACTTATTGTTCAG AAGATGAATATCGTTTAGAAAAAAGCCGTCGTGATCGAGGAAGATATATTAGAAAATTACTTCGACATAAAAATGCAGCTTTTTTGGCTATTGAACCCCAGAGTGCAGAAACGCAGGTTTTACCTATGACCACTGCTCCTCAGACAACTGAGCACAATCTTTTTGATGTTCCTGTTCATCATGATTTGCCAGCTAAACATGCAGTCGGCTGTTTCTGTTTGGATTTGCCTGTGTTTTCACTTCCAGATAACACAGATATTCCATCAACTTCAACTGTGTCCAGCATTGATCCAT TTTGTCCAGCTATAAACGATGATTCGGTTTCACAGAGTTTCTTTAATTCAGTTTCGTCACATGTTCATGTACACCAATTTCCTCTTCCTCCTCATTCAG CCTCAAACTCATCCATAAACGAAGGATCTAATATAGCAACATCTTCAAACCTTCGACCGG ATACTGGCCATGCTGTATACTTTTAG
- the LOC140012941 gene encoding uncharacterized protein isoform X2: MDSDFSYVSYFHVIFIFSVILSVYSMQLSSTILFETYCSEDEYRLEKSRRDRGRYIRKLLRHKNAAFLAIEPQSAETQVLPMTTAPQTTEHNLFDVPVHHDLPAKHAVGCFCLDLPVFSLPDNTDIPSTSTVSSIDPFCPAINDDSVSQSFFNSVSSHVHVHQFPLPPHSASNSSINEGSNIATSSNLRPGNHRRRTNIPVEQIYRS, from the exons ATGGACTCTGACTTTTCTTATGTTAGCTACTTCCATGTTATATTTATCTTTTCTGTGATCTTATCGGTTTATTCCATGCAGCTCAGTTCAACCATCCTATTCGAAACTTATTGTTCAG AAGATGAATATCGTTTAGAAAAAAGCCGTCGTGATCGAGGAAGATATATTAGAAAATTACTTCGACATAAAAATGCAGCTTTTTTGGCTATTGAACCCCAGAGTGCAGAAACGCAGGTTTTACCTATGACCACTGCTCCTCAGACAACTGAGCACAATCTTTTTGATGTTCCTGTTCATCATGATTTGCCAGCTAAACATGCAGTCGGCTGTTTCTGTTTGGATTTGCCTGTGTTTTCACTTCCAGATAACACAGATATTCCATCAACTTCAACTGTGTCCAGCATTGATCCAT TTTGTCCAGCTATAAACGATGATTCGGTTTCACAGAGTTTCTTTAATTCAGTTTCGTCACATGTTCATGTACACCAATTTCCTCTTCCTCCTCATTCAG CCTCAAACTCATCCATAAACGAAGGATCTAATATAGCAACATCTTCAAACCTTCGACCGG GTAATCATCGCCGTCGAACAAATATACCGGTCGAACAAATATACCGCTCATAG
- the LOC113704291 gene encoding 8-hydroxygeraniol oxidoreductase, whose translation MTKSNPSVITCKAAVVWKSGEPPKIEEIQVDPPKASEVRVKMLRASLCHTDILCCHGLPVPLFPRIPGHEGVGMVESVGENVTNLKEGDIVMPLYLGECGECLNCISGKTNLCHKYPLGFSGLLLDGTSRMSIRGEAIYHHFSCSTWSEYIVIEAPYAVKVDPRVSLPHASFLCCGFTTGFGATWREITVEKGSTVAVLGLGAVGLGVAEGARMQGASRIIGVDKNEMKRKKGEAFGITEFINPKGSDKSISDLIKEVTAGLGVDYCFECTGVPDLLNEAIEASKIGLGTSVLIGAGFETSGDFKYIPLICGRTLKGSVYGGVRPKSDLPLLLEKCANKEIPLDELITHEVTLDEINKGFEYLKHPDCVKVVVKF comes from the exons ATGACCAAGAGCAACCCAAGTGTAATCACATGCAAAG CTGCTGTGGTATGGAAATCAGGGGAGCCACCCAAAATTGAAGAAATACAAGTGGATCCACCAAAAGCATCAGAAGTTAGGGTCAAGATGCTTCGTGCCAGTTTGTGCCACACTGATATCTTATGTTGCCATGGCCTCCCAGTT CCTTTATTCCCTCGAATTCCTGGACATGAAGGAGTTGG CATGGTGGAGAGTGTTGGTGAAAATGTTACAAACCTGAAAGAAGGGGATATAGTGATGCCACTCTACTTGGGTGAATGTGGAGAATGCCTCAATTGCATATCAGGAAAGACAAATTTATGCCACAAGTATCCTTTAGGTTTCAGTGGCCTTTTATTGGATGGTACTTCAAGAATGTCAATTAGAGGAGAGGCTATTTACCACCATTTCAGCTGCTCCACCTGGTCTGAATACATAGTCATTGAGGCTCCCTATGCCGTGAAGGTTGATCCAAGGGTCTCCCTTCCTCATGCTAGCTTCCTCTGTTGTGGGTTCACCACAGGCTTCGGTGCAACCTGGAGAGAAATCACCGTTGAGAAGGGCTCAACTGTTGCTGTACTAGGTCTTGGTGCTGTGGGGCTTGGC GTGGCAGAAGGAGCTCGGATGCAAGGGGCGTCTAGAATAATTGGAGTAGACAAAAATGAGATGAAACGTAAAAAGGGAGAGGCATTTGGGATAACTGAGTTCATAAATCCCAAGGGCTCTGACAAATCAATTTCAGATCTGATTAAAGAAGTTACCGCAGGATTGGGAGTGGACTACTGTTTTGAGTGCACTGGTGTGCCAGACTTGCTCAATGAAGCTATTGAAGCCTCAAAAATT GGACTTGGAACATCCGTGCTTATTGGAGCTGGATTTGAGACAAGTGGTGATTTCAAGTACATTCCACTCATATGTGGTCGAACACTGAAAGGATCTGTCTATGGCGGAGTGAGACCCAAGTCAGATCTTCCACTGCTACTAGAGAAATGTGCAAACAAG GAAATTCCACTGGATGAGTTAATTACACATGAAGTGACATTGGATGAAATTAACAAAGGATTTGAGTACCTGAAACACCCAGACTGTGTCAAGGTCGTTGTCAAGTTCTGA
- the LOC140012941 gene encoding uncharacterized protein isoform X1 has translation MDSDFSYVSYFHVIFIFSVILSVYSMQLSSTILFETYCSEDEYRLEKSRRDRGRYIRKLLRHKNAAFLAIEPQSAETQVLPMTTAPQTTEHNLFDVPVHHDLPAKHAVGCFCLDLPVFSLPDNTDIPSTSTVSSIDPFCPAINDDSVSQSFFNSVSSHVHVHQFPLPPHSASNSSINEGSNIATSSNLRPGILSIFNLAPISYLYWSIYFYFLHNQILAMLYTFR, from the exons ATGGACTCTGACTTTTCTTATGTTAGCTACTTCCATGTTATATTTATCTTTTCTGTGATCTTATCGGTTTATTCCATGCAGCTCAGTTCAACCATCCTATTCGAAACTTATTGTTCAG AAGATGAATATCGTTTAGAAAAAAGCCGTCGTGATCGAGGAAGATATATTAGAAAATTACTTCGACATAAAAATGCAGCTTTTTTGGCTATTGAACCCCAGAGTGCAGAAACGCAGGTTTTACCTATGACCACTGCTCCTCAGACAACTGAGCACAATCTTTTTGATGTTCCTGTTCATCATGATTTGCCAGCTAAACATGCAGTCGGCTGTTTCTGTTTGGATTTGCCTGTGTTTTCACTTCCAGATAACACAGATATTCCATCAACTTCAACTGTGTCCAGCATTGATCCAT TTTGTCCAGCTATAAACGATGATTCGGTTTCACAGAGTTTCTTTAATTCAGTTTCGTCACATGTTCATGTACACCAATTTCCTCTTCCTCCTCATTCAG CCTCAAACTCATCCATAAACGAAGGATCTAATATAGCAACATCTTCAAACCTTCGACCGGGTATCTTATCAATTTTCAATCTTGCTCCTATATCCTATTTATACTGGTCAATAtacttttatttcttgcataACCAGATACTGGCCATGCTGTATACTTTTAGGTAA
- the LOC140004488 gene encoding B3 domain-containing protein Os01g0234100-like, which produces MCCPKLYVKETESFNILWNGEVVDSEISEHVRSQYYQLCCSQKSGLHDGLVKCIDKKLAAGIISETVKIADAIRAAEITTTSCNDVQRWDQTLKGFEGMGMNVAFLRATIKNILDSIQRKQQEKIKRKTNERAQAEKEMRNLETQLVNVKKKIRVLDDEIDVIRAQNEKLEHSFKETAIAPW; this is translated from the exons ATGTGCTGTCCCAAGCTTT ATGTGAAGGAAACTGAGAGTTTCAACATTCTTTGGAATGGTGAAGTCGTAGACTCAGAGATATCGGAGCATGTTCGAAGCCAATACTATCAATTGTGCTGCAGTCAAAAATCAGGTCTTCATGATGGTCTTGTCAAATGCATAGATAAGAAGTTGGCCGCTGGCATAATATCTGAAACCGTAAAGATTGCTGATGCCATTAGAGCTGCCGAGATTACAACCACCTCGTGCAATGATGTCCAACGATGGGATCAAACTCTCAAGGGCTTCGAAGGAATGGGCATGAATGTTGCATTTCTACGTGCAACTATAAAGAACATACTGGACTCCATCCAGCGCAAACAACAGGAGAAGATTAAACGAAAGACAAATGAAAGAGCTCAAGCTGAGAAGGAGATGAGAAATCTTGAAACCCAACTTGTGAATGTGAAAAAGAAGATCAGAGTTCTGGATGATGAAATCGATGTTATTAGAGCACAAAATGAAAAGCTTGAGCACTCATTCAAGGAAACTGCTATTGCTCCCTGGTGA